The genomic stretch TGACACAACTCAAAAAAGACTTTTTAAGTTAGGTACATGATGAAAAAAAATATATTGATTTATGGTTACTCGGTGTTGGGGATGAAAATTGCCCATATTTTACACGATAAAGCATACCAAGTCACCATTGCTGATTATGAGGAAAAAAATGTTATAAAAGCACAAGAAGATGGGTTTAATGCTTATCATTTAACCCTTTTAAATGATTCCGAGTTGCTTGATATTAAAGTGGGTTCAGGCATCGATTCTCTTTTTTGTGTCAGTGGCAGTGATCCCAATAATCTTTTTGTAACGCTTTCAGCTCGGAATTTGGATAAAAAACTTAAAATAGTCTCCATTGCCAAAACACGTTCTGAAGCAAAAAAATTTATGATGGCAGGAGCAACAAAAGTTTTAAACCCGAATGAACTGAGTGCCTTAAGAGTGTTTCGTTATTTAACCAAACCAAAAATGTTGGAGGTGCTTGATGAAATTTTGTTCAACAAATCCAACTTGCAAATTGCAGAAATTTATATTGAAAAGAATTCAAAATTAAATGGCACATTTTTGAGAAATTTGAGCATGCATAAGCAGTTTAATATATTACTTCTTGGTATAATGGACCATGAAATAAGCAACAAATTTATCTTTAATACCAGAGGGATAAACCATAAAATTGATGAGGGAGATATTTTGGTGATTGTAGGAGATACCCATAAAATAGAGAAATTTAAAGAAAGTTTGGAAAAAAACTAAATGATGCAGTTTAACTTTTTTCTCAAACTTTTAAAAGAGTCGTTTCGTGATCTGATGCCAATTATTTTGGTGATTTTGTTTTTCCAATTGGCAATCATTCAAGCTGTACCTGAAGACTGGCAGTATACAGCTGTTGGACTTTTAATTGTTGGTGTGGGACTGGCCGTATTTTTACAAGGTCTTGAAATTGGAATTTTCCCTGTGGGAGAAGGACTTGCACAAGGTTTTGCAAAATCAGGTTCTGTTTTTTGGATTCTGTTTTTTGGATTTTTAATTGGTTTTGGTACCACCATTGCAGAACCAGCATTGGCTGTTATTGCAGATAAAGCTGCATCCATTTCAAGCGGAAGAATTGATGCAACCGTACTTCGAATTGTTGTAGCTGGTTCGGTTGGATTTGCTATTTTACTTGGGGTGTTTCGAATCATTAAGGGACATCCAATTCACTACTACATCATAGTAGGGTATATCTTAGTTGTTGGGGTGACCTTTTTTGCACCACAAGAGATTATTGGTTTGGCCTATGACTTAGGGGGTGTGACCACATCAACGGTGACGGTACCTTTGGTTGCAGCACTTGGTATTGGTTTAGCCTCATCCATTAAAGGGCGAAATCCAGTTATCGATGGTTTTGGTCTTATTGCGTTTGCATCATTAACCCCTATGATTTTTGTGCAAATTTATGGAATAGCTGTATACAATCTTGTTGAAGCAAAAGATGTCGCGCAAGTGGTTGTAGAAACCGTAGTTTCAACACCAAAAGATATGACACCTACGGCTATTTTGACGGGTATTTTTAATGTTATTAAAGACGTTGCCCCAATTATTTTTATCATTCTGTTTTTTCAATATGGGGTGCTTAAAAAACCAATCAATAACTTAAAAACGGTTGTCCTTGGATTTGCTTTAGTGATTATTGGTTTGTATGCGTTTATTCTTGGTTTAGAGATGGGGCTTTTCTCATTAGGTGAAACCATGGCGTATCAACTGACTAAAAGAGACTCGGTATTTGTTATTTATGCCTTTGCTTTTGCCATTGGTTTTTCAACCACAATGGCAGAGCCTGCACTCATGGCGATTGCTAAAAAAGCAAAAGAGATCAGTGATGGTAAAATCAACGATTTCGCACTTCGTATCTTCGTATCATTTGGGGTTGCTTTTGGTATTGCTTTAGGGGCATTCAGAATCATTGATGGTGGACACATTCACTACTATATCATTGTAGGATACCTCATTGTGATCATTTTAACGTTCATTGCGCCGAAGTATATTATTCCTATTGCATATGACAGTGGAGGAGTGACAACTTCAACGGTGACCGTGCCTTTAGTAGCTGCACTTGGTATTGGACTGGCAACGAATATTGAAGGACGAAGTCCTCTTATTGACGGATTTGGGTTAATCGCATTTGCTTCACTTTTTCCTATGATTACGGTGATGTTGTATGGGGTACTCACTGAAAAACTGGGTGTTAAATCTGATACTGAGATTGAAACAGCCAATATCTTAAAAGATGCATTGGTTGATGCAGAAGATATGAGTTTAGCCACGGTGAATATCGATGGAACAGACCGACGTCACTCACTTAAAATGCAATTTTATGCGGTGGTATTTATTGTACCAAAAGATAAAAAAGTGGATGCCATTCAAGCAGCAAGTGCAGCTGGTGCTTCAGGAGTAACGGTTTTAGATGCGGATGGAATAGGACTTAATGAAATGAATAATTTCTATCGTACTTCATTTGAAGCCAATGATTTATTGCTTCTGTTTTTATTGCCTGAAATTAAAGTTAAACCTGTCATTAACGCCATTATTCACAGCTTGCATATTACCACCAGTGGAAAAGGGGTAGTGTTTGCTTTCCCTCTTACACACATGAAAGGTATCAGCTTGAGTCGTCATGAGATTTTTGAAGTCAAACATGAAGAGAAAGTCAAAGAACAAGAAGAGCAAGAAGAACAAAAAGACGATGAAAATTCTAAATAAATATGATGATATCATGCAGTTCATTGAAAACAATGCAGCTGTACTTCTTTATTTTAGTGGTAAGAATTGCTCGGTTTGTACCGTACTTAAACCAAAAATAAAAGAGAGCTTTGAGACACACTTTCCAAAGATTGTTTTGGTTGAAGTTCCAACCGATGAAGCGCTGGAAACCACAGCAAAATTTGGTGTTTTCTCTTTGCCCACCATGATATTATATATTGAGAAAAAAGAGTTTTTAAAACGTGGACGAAACATGAGTGTACCTTTGTTTGTTGAAGAGGTCAAACGTGTTTATGAATTATATTTTGAGGATAAAAAATGAAAAATACATTGCTTATAATTTTTGTACTTTTTATAGCAGCACAAATCATACAAACCCCACGGGATAACCCACTAAGCGATCCACAAAAAGAGATACAAGCACCCAAAGAGGTACATGCAGTATTGAAAAAAGCGTGTTATGATTGTCATTCAAATCAAGTGCAATACCCGTGGTATGCAAATGTTGCACCTGTCTCTTGGATGATTTCACGACATGTGGATACGGCACGACAATGGGTGAACTTTTCTGTATGGGAAGATTATACACAAGAAGAGAAAGAGAAAAAACTCAAAGAGATATTCAGAGCAGCTTATGCAGCAATGCCATTGAGTTCATACATGGCAATGCATGAAAAAGCCAACATTACAATGGAAGAGAGAAAACTCATTCGAGATTGGACAGGGGTTAGGAAATAAATTTTGGTCATTAATGAAGTCAATGAAATATTAGAGAATAAAAAAGATCTTTTAACTGTCACCTATTTTAAACTGCAACGTTTTTTTGAAACCAAGTATGGAGCCAATACGGTTGTTTTAATGGAGATAGGAACCTTTTTTGAAGTGTATGAAGTCAATAATGATGAAGAACAAGTTGGAAAAGCCAAGGAGATTGCAGAGCTTTTAAACATACAGCTCACACGAAAAAACAAATCAATTTTAGAAAATTCGCAAGAGAATCCTATCATGGCAGGTGTACCAACAATCTCTTTAGAGAAACACTTAGCACGTATTATTGGGGAGAAGAAGTACACTATTGTCATCATTCGACAAAAGGGATTGCCTCCTAAAGTAACGCGATATCTTGACACGGTGGTGAGTCCTGGTACGAACTTTGATTTTGTCATTGATCAAGATGAAAACAACATCACGGGACTTACCATTGATTGTAATAAAGGGATTTTTTCTATTGGTTACAGTGCCATTGATGTAACAACAGGAAAGTGTTACTACAATGAAGTACACGGTACGAGTGAAGATAAATCGTATGCTTTAGATGAAGCGTTTAACTATATGAACATGCACAAAACTTCTGAAGTAGTGGTCTCTTTTGCAGATAAAAATATCAATCAAAAAGAGATCATAGAGTATTTAGAACTCTCACATAAAACGTTTCATATCAGCTCCTTTCGACCTAAGATTATCTATCAAAATGAGTTGTTTAAAAATGTTTTTAATATTGAGTCTTTGTTAACCTCAATCGAGCATTTAGATATGGAACGTGTACCATTGGCCACAGAGTGTTTAGCCATACTTATTGATTTCGTCATCTCACATGATGCCAAGATTATTCAAAAGTTATCACTGCCTATTAAATTGGATGTTTCGAAGTATATCTATTTAGGAAACAATGCGTTAGAGCAACTTAATATCATTGATACGCCTCATAACCCAAGTCTGCTTCGTTTGATTAACAATACGTCTACGGCCATGGGGAAACGGCTTTTAAAAGAGCGATTAACACATCCTGTAAAAGAGTCAAAAGAGCTGTTACGACGATATGCTTTGTCAAAAGAGTTGTATGATTACCATGCTCCTATAGAAAACGAGTTGGCCAATATCTATGATAT from Candidatus Marinarcus aquaticus encodes the following:
- a CDS encoding thioredoxin family protein, whose translation is MKILNKYDDIMQFIENNAAVLLYFSGKNCSVCTVLKPKIKESFETHFPKIVLVEVPTDEALETTAKFGVFSLPTMILYIEKKEFLKRGRNMSVPLFVEEVKRVYELYFEDKK
- a CDS encoding potassium channel family protein; this encodes MKKNILIYGYSVLGMKIAHILHDKAYQVTIADYEEKNVIKAQEDGFNAYHLTLLNDSELLDIKVGSGIDSLFCVSGSDPNNLFVTLSARNLDKKLKIVSIAKTRSEAKKFMMAGATKVLNPNELSALRVFRYLTKPKMLEVLDEILFNKSNLQIAEIYIEKNSKLNGTFLRNLSMHKQFNILLLGIMDHEISNKFIFNTRGINHKIDEGDILVIVGDTHKIEKFKESLEKN
- a CDS encoding DUF1538 domain-containing protein, encoding MMQFNFFLKLLKESFRDLMPIILVILFFQLAIIQAVPEDWQYTAVGLLIVGVGLAVFLQGLEIGIFPVGEGLAQGFAKSGSVFWILFFGFLIGFGTTIAEPALAVIADKAASISSGRIDATVLRIVVAGSVGFAILLGVFRIIKGHPIHYYIIVGYILVVGVTFFAPQEIIGLAYDLGGVTTSTVTVPLVAALGIGLASSIKGRNPVIDGFGLIAFASLTPMIFVQIYGIAVYNLVEAKDVAQVVVETVVSTPKDMTPTAILTGIFNVIKDVAPIIFIILFFQYGVLKKPINNLKTVVLGFALVIIGLYAFILGLEMGLFSLGETMAYQLTKRDSVFVIYAFAFAIGFSTTMAEPALMAIAKKAKEISDGKINDFALRIFVSFGVAFGIALGAFRIIDGGHIHYYIIVGYLIVIILTFIAPKYIIPIAYDSGGVTTSTVTVPLVAALGIGLATNIEGRSPLIDGFGLIAFASLFPMITVMLYGVLTEKLGVKSDTEIETANILKDALVDAEDMSLATVNIDGTDRRHSLKMQFYAVVFIVPKDKKVDAIQAASAAGASGVTVLDADGIGLNEMNNFYRTSFEANDLLLLFLLPEIKVKPVINAIIHSLHITTSGKGVVFAFPLTHMKGISLSRHEIFEVKHEEKVKEQEEQEEQKDDENSK
- a CDS encoding heme-binding domain-containing protein; translated protein: MKNTLLIIFVLFIAAQIIQTPRDNPLSDPQKEIQAPKEVHAVLKKACYDCHSNQVQYPWYANVAPVSWMISRHVDTARQWVNFSVWEDYTQEEKEKKLKEIFRAAYAAMPLSSYMAMHEKANITMEERKLIRDWTGVRK